DNA from Leucobacter aridicollis:
GTCCTCCACGTCCCAGTGGGAGCTTGCAGAGCACAGCCATCCCGCGCTCGGGCCGCTGTTCGAGTACAAGAAGCTCTCTCGCCTCCTGACCGCGAACGGGTGGGCGTGGCTCGACGAATGGGTGCGCATGGGACGTTATCGCCCCGTGTATATTCCCGGCGGCGTCGTCACCGGGCGCTGGGCGTCGAACGGGGGCGGGGCCCTCCAGCTCCCCCGCGTGCTCCGCCCTGCGCTCAGGGCCGACCCCGGCTGGACGCTCGTCATCGCGGACGTCTCCCAGCTCGAACCGCGCGTGCTCGCGGCGATGTCCGGCGACACCGCGATGGCCGCGGCGGGGCGCGACACGGATCTCTACTCAGGCATCGTTGCGACGAGCACGATCGCGAACCGTGACGACGCGAAGATCGCGATGCTCGGGGCAATGTACGGCGCGACGTCCGGCGAGAGCGGCCGGCTCGTCCCCCAGCTCAGGCGGGTCTTCCCGCGCGCCATGGGGCTCGTCGATGGGGCCGCCGATATTGGCGAGCGTGGCGGGACAGTGACGACCTGGCTCGGCCGCTCCTCCCCCGAAGCCGACCTCGACTGGCGCGAGGCACAGTCGCAGGCGAGCATGCCTGGCGCGACACCACAGGACGAGCAGATTGCCAGGCGGAGTGCTCGGGAGCGCGGCCGCTTCACCCGGAACTTCGTGGTGCAGGGCACCGCGGCCGAGTGGGCGCTCGCCTGGCTCGCCGAGATACGCAAGCAGCTCGCGAGTTTTCCCGAGAGCGAGCACTCGCCCTCCGCGGAGAGCTCCGGCCCGGTGTTCTCGCGCCGCCCGCATCTCGCATTCTTTCTGCACGACGAGATCATCGTGCACACACCTGCTAACCAGGCCGCACAGGTTGCGGAGGTCGTCCAAGCGGCGGCAGCAGCCGCCGGAAATCTCCTGTTCCCGGGCGGAGCCGTTGACTTCAGGCTCGACCTGCACATCACGGACCGGGCAACGAAGCAGTAACGCACCTTACAGGAGCACCCGAATATCCTACCAATCGCAAATCTACCTTGGACGCGCGCGGTAGAATTGCAAGACAATCGCAACTTAGGTTCGGGCCCCAGCACTACTCGTCTGCGCCCTCGGGCCAAGAGGGAGGGGCTGAATTTTGCGCGCCAAAGAACTTGATACGCTACTCGCCCACGTTCGTGCACGGGAGACAGTTCGTCTCGTGGGCAGCCAGGAGCTCGGCAAGACCTCGCTCCTTGGCGACCTGGAGGCGTCGCTCGCCGCGCTCGGCTTCGACGTCCTGCGCATCGGCGCGGACCCCGCCCTGGCCCCGATCAAGTACGGGGCGCTGCGCGAGTCGTGGATCTCGTCCGATCGGTTTCATCAGAACAGCTCACCGGTCGAGCTCACTGCGATCCTCACCTCGGAACTCGCCCGATCTAGCAACTCGGTGCTCCTCATTGACGATGCCGAATGGCTCGATGTCGCCTCGGCGCAGGCGCTCGCACCGCTGATGAACCGCGGCATCGTCTCGGGCGTGCTCGCCTCCGCCCCGTTCCGGCAGCTGACCACCGAGCAGCGCGCGACGTCTCGCCTCATCCGGGCGGATGCCCGCGTCGAACTGCAAGCACTGAGTTTCGAACAGGTCGGGGTGCTCTCCGAGAGCATTCTCGGCGCCTACGTCAGCCCCGAGATCATCTCCGAGATCTTCTCGATGTCGTCAGGCATCACGGGCATCGCCGCGGACATTATTCGTGCCGCGCAGGCCGCAAACCTCATCGAGCCCGGTGCCGACCGGTGGGTGTCGTCACAGAGCCGGCTCTGGAGCGTTCACCTGGAGGAGACCGTCGAGCGTGCGTTCGCCCACCTCTCCGACGACGCGTTCAGGCTCTTGCACGCGCTCTCTCTCGCCGGCAGCATGCCCGCCGACCGCGTCCACGCGTACGACCCGGAATCGACGATCCTACTGACGCACCGCGGACTCGTCACAATGTTCCGAGATCCGCAAGGAGAGTCCAGGATCTCGCCTCGCCCCGCCCTCATCACCGACTTCTTCAGGCAGCGCCGAGTCGACGTGCTGCACCTCTCCGCCGTCGGGCTACTCGACGAGCTCTCGCGCATACCGGCGCCGCCACCGCTGTCGGCGGCGGCAACGCTCACCGAGTCACTCGCAGCGCGCACCGCGGCACAAGAGACCCACAACGCGGGGCTCGCCCGCTATATCCGGGAGGAGGCCGAGCAGCGACTCGCGCTCGCCGCCCAGGACTGGCGGCGACTCCCGAACCCGCCACACGCGATCGCGTACATCGACGCCCTGCTGCAAGCCGGCGGATACCAGGGCACGGCCTCCGAGGTCATCGAACACACGCCCGCGTCGTCGGAAAACGCCGTGGAGATGCTTCAGCTCGCCCTGCACGAGCAGCTCCTCGGCGCGGCAGGACGTCGTTCCAGTTCCCGACACACGGCGGCGCTCCGCGCGCACCACGCAGATTTCTCCCCCGCCCTCGACGCCTACGAGATGTACGTCAGGTTCTCGTCCGATGGCCTTACCCCTGAGGTTCGGCAGTGGCTCGACTCCCCCGCCTCAGATCCGGTCGGCTTCAGCCAGACCGTGGCCGACTACATTCACGCGTCGACTGGCCGGGTGCACCCGCTCTCGGACGCGCCAGATTCGCCTGCACGAATCCCGGTGCAGCGGTTGATCGCAGACCAGACTCACCTCATCACTGTTGTTCGGCACAGCGCGCTCGACGACTCGCTCGAGCGGCTGCTCGCCGACCCGATCAGCTTGCTGCCGGGCGACGATCCAGTCCCGTTCCTCGTCGACTCGTACGTGCGGTCACAGATCCTGCTCGGCCTCGGGCGGTTGTCCGAGGCCCGCTCGACACTCAGCCAGGCGCTGTCAGTCGGCAACCTCGATCTCCGATTCGCGGTGCTCTACGCGGCGATGCTGCGCTGGTCGGCGTTTCTCCACTACCGCGACGGCCGCACCGACATCGCAACCTCGCTGCTCAAGGAAAGCCGAGGGTACCCTGACCTGCGCGGCCCGATGCCAGGCATGCGCCCAGAGTTCGGCGACGCGCTCGAGGTGCTCTTCGAGAGCGGTCCGCGACAGGCGAGCGAGCGGTTCCTCGTCGAGGCGCAGGCCTGCCACGATCGGTCGTTCGTCGACGCGAGCTGGGCGATGGCGCGGTTCGCCTTTCAGCTGAACCCCACCGACGCAGCGCTCGACGTGCTCGACACCCTTGGAGAGCTCCAGAGCTATGCGTGGTCGACCCGCCTGTCGACGTTCGCGCGGGCAGCGCTCCGGCAAGACCCGCAGATCTTCAACTACATCTCGCGGCTCACAACGCTGTCAGAGATCTCGACGGCCGCCGACTTTCTCGAGGACATCGAGCGGGTGCACCGCGACCGCGGAACGAAGATCGATCCGCGCTACGTCGAGGCCGTGACCGAGGCGCGCCAGGCGTTTCACATGTTCCAGGAGCCGGTGGCGGTCAGGCCGCGGCCCGAGCACGTCTCGGCGGTTGAGTCGCTCACCCCGCGCGAGCTCGAGATCGCGCCGCTCACCGCTACCCTGAGTAATCGGGAAATCGCCGACCGGCTGACGCTCAGCATCCGCACCGTCGAGAATCACATCGCGCGATCCATGAAGAAGCTCGGCCTCTCGTCCCGTAAAGAGTTGAGCACGGCGCTCTCCTCCGCCGCGATCGCAGCCTCGGGCGTGGGTAGTGACTAGTGCAACCTCCCCTAGTTCCGGCCAGATCCGCACCTAAATACTCACGCAACGACTCGGTGCGCGGGGGTTCGACTACTTAAGAGTCGGGTTTTGTCACCCAATATCACTCAAATCACTCCCGCAGGAGATCGAACTCAAGTACTGTTTCATTAGTCCCTCAGTGAAGGACTTCTCACCCACATCGATGATGAGATACCTTTCCCCCAATGCGGTATCGGGTGAGACAGGTCTGGTGTGTGGGGAGTGGGCTTCCCCCCCATCGCTTCCCCCAAATATTGCGACTCTCCACACACCACACCGCCTCTTCTCCGGCAGTCCAGCCAGACACTGGCTCAGTCCCAGATCTCGGACGGCGCCCCAGCGCACTTCCGCCACAGGCGCGACGCCCGACGCGCGGTCCCGACGCTGCGATCTACGCACTCAGCGCGTGACGCCGCGGCTCACGCACGCAGTGCGTGAGCCGCCGCTCCCCGCACTCAGTGCGTCAGGACGACTCGCCGCCGAGCGCCAGCGATGGCGCCAGCGATGGCGCGTCGAGCCCGTACTCGTGCCTCAGCGCAGACTTCGCCGCGTACCAGCCGGCCAGCCCATGCACGCCGGGCCCCGGCGCGGTCGATGACGAGCACAGGTAGACGCCGCGCGCCGGCGTGCGCCAGGGCTCGTTCCCGAGCACCGGGCGCGCAAGCAGCTGCCGCATCGACACCTGCCCCGCGCTGAAGTCGCCGCCCACATAGTTGCGGTTCTCGCGCCCGAGTTCTGCGGCGGTCGTCACCCGCATCGCCGTCACGCGGTCACGCACACCGGGGGCGAACCGCTCGAGCTGGGCGAGTATGGTCTCCGTCACGTCTGCGGTCGAACCGCTCGGCACGTGGGTGTAGCTCGTCACCGCATGCACCCCAGCAGGGTTTCGTCCGGCATCAAACGCGCTCGGCTGCGCGAGCAACACGTACGGCCGGTCCGCGTGGCGGCCCCGTGCGATCTCCGCCTCGGCGGCGGCAATCTCATCCCGCGTGCCCCCGAGGTGCACCGTCGGCGCCTGCGCGACGCGCGGGTCGCGCCACGGAATCGGGCCATCAAGCACGAGATCAAGCTTCGCGGCGGCGTTGCCGTATCGGAACCGCGTCAGCCGCTTCCGGTACCCGGCCGGCAACGCGTCTCCGGCGATCTCGACGAGCCCGCGCGCGGACGTGTCACACAGTGTGACGTCGAAGGCCGAAAGCTCGTCGAGGTGCGTGATCGGCCGTCCGAGCTCGATGCGCCCGCCGTGCGCAAGGAGGTCTGCGGCGAGCGCGTCCGTGATGGCTTGCGAGCCCCCGACGGGCACCGGCCAGCCCGACGCGTGACCGAGCGCGCCGAGCACGAACGCGACCCCCGCGTGCGTGAGCGCCGGCATGCGACCGATGCTGTGCGCCGCGACGCCTGCGATCAACGCGGGAGCAACCTGCTCGCTGAACCGAAGCCCCCACAGTGGGGTTCCCTGCTCCAGGGTTCGCGCGCCGAATGCTGCGGCGCCGAATAGGTCCCGCGGCCACCGCAGCACCGGCCCGCCGAGCGCGACGTCGAGCACGCCTTCGAGCCGGTCGAGCAGCGGCCTGTAGAGCCGCGCGTACGCTGCGCCGTCACGCCCGAGCTCACTCGCCGTGCGCTCGATATCCCGGTAGGCGATCGCGGCGTCCGCCCCCGCGGCGCCGTCAAGGGGGTGCGCGTACGAGGCCTCGGGCGTCACGAAATCGACGCGCCGCGTCAGCTCAAACTCGCGGAAGAACCCCGTCGCCAGCGCCATCGGGTGGATCGCCGAACACACGTCGTGCACAACACCGGGCGCCACGTGCGAGAGGGTTCGCGCGCCGCCCCCGAGGGTCTCCATGGCTTCGAAGACGGTGACGGGGATCCCGGCGCGCGCGAGCGTCACCGCGGCGGCGAGGCCGTTCGGCCCCGAGCCAACGACGGCTGCTCCGAGTGAGGATCGCATGATCCCTGAGTGTAGCGGCGTACGCCGCCCAGGTCAGGCTTTCCGGTAGGTTGCCGTGATCGGGCACTCGAACGGGTCGCGCGCGGCGAGCCCCACGCGGTTCAGGTACTCGATCACGATCGCGTACGACCGCAGCAGCGAGGTCTCGGTGTAAGGGACGCCGAGCTTCTCGCAGTGCTCGCGCACGAGCAGGCGCACCTTCGACAGGTTCGGCCGCGCCATGCTCGGGAACAGGTGGTGCTCCACCTGGTAGTTCAGGCCGCCCATGAGCGAGGTCGCCCACCAGCCGCCGCGAATGTTGCGCGACGTGCGCACCTGCTTCGAGAAGAAATCAAGCTTCGCATCGTGCGCGATGACAGGCATCCCCTTGTGGTTCGGTGCGAACGACGCCCCCATGTAGACGCCGAACACGGCGAGCTGAACGCCGATGAACGCGAATGCCATGCCCAGCGGCAGGAACATGAATACCGGCACGAGGATGATGACAAAACGGGCAACGATGATGGGCAGCTCGATCCACCGACCCTTCACCGGGCCGCGCTGCAGCAGGTAGGCGATCGAGTGGCGGTGCAGGTTCAGGCCCTCAAGCGTGAGCAGCGGGAAGAACAGCCACCCCTGCCGCTGCGTGAGAAACCGGAGGAAACCGCGCGCCTTCACTGCGTCCTCCTCGATAAAGGAAATCGTGTCGATCTCAATATCCGGGTCCTTGCCGACCCGATTCGGGTTTGCGTGGTGCCGCGTGTGCTTTGAATCCCACCACGCGTAGCTCATGCCGATGCTCGCCGCGAGGATGCGAGCGAGTCGATCGTTCGCGGGCCCACTCGACAGGATCTGTCGGTGCGCGGCCTCGTGCGTGAGGAATGCGATCTGGGTGAAGAGCAGGGCGTAGGCCGCCGCCATGAGCAGCTGAAACCAGGAGTCCCCGAGCAGGATCGACCCCGCGGTCGTCGCCGCGAGACCGACCGCGATGGCGACACCGACGAGCCCGTAGAACCAGGGGGCGCGGGCGAACAGCCCCGACTCGCGCGCGATCTGCGAGAGCGTCGTGTACGCCTTCGCGACCGGCGGGAAGTCCTCGGCTCGTGCGCGCGTGTAGCGGAGCGGGCCGAGGCCGTCGAGGGTAGGGGCAACGGTCGTTGTCATGGTCAGCACCCATTCGGTTGCGAGGGCCCGAACGAGCCACTCTGATCAAGCCACTGGCGGTTGCCGATCGCTTCGCTCACACTATCCAGCGCACCATGCAAAATGCCGTACATGCCCCCTTCGCGCGGACCGGCGGCGCCCGGCAGGTACACTTGCGGTCGTGTCAGCCGATTCAACACCCCAGCCCGCATTCCGTTCGCTCGCCTGGCCGCTGCAGACGGAGCGGCTCTCGCTTCGCCCCGCCGAGCTCGCGGACGCCGAGGCCCTGTGGGTGCACCGGCAGCTTCCCGAGGTCGGCAAGTGGCTCGGGTGGCATCCCGTCGACCACGCCGATTGGATGGCGACGTACCCGGACAAGTACCTCGACACCCTCGTCGTCGAGCTCGACGGCCGCATCGTCGGCGACATCATGCTGTCCACGGGCGACGGCTGGGGTCAGCGCGAGGTGCGCGACCAGGCGGCGGGTGTGCAAGCCGAGCTCGGGTGGACGTTCTCGCCCGAGGTCGCCGGCCGCGGCCTCGCGACCGAGGCCGTCCGCGCCGTGATCGCGCTGTGCTTCACCGATCTCGGTCTCCGCAGGGTCGAGGCCGGCGCGTTCGCCGACAACACGCCGTCGTGGCGTCTCATGGAGCGCGTCGGAATGCGGCGCGAGTCGTACTCGGTCCGCGACTCCCTCCACCGGGATCTCGGGTGGATTGACGGCGTTCTGTACGCCCTCCTCGCCGATGAGTGGGCCGCGCTGCACCAGGCGCCCTAGGGGGGTCGCCGGAGCGGCTCGCCCGCTCGACCGATCCCCCACCGCGCCCGAAAGGATCCCATGGCTCTGCCCGCCGCCCAGCCCCAGCCCGGTCCCGCAAGACCCCGGAGTGGCTCGCCGACCACCCTGCAGGCGCTGCGCTCCCCCAGGCTCCTCCTGCGCGAGGCGCTCGCCGGCCTTGTCGTCGCGCTCGCGCTGATCCCTGAGGCGATCGCGTTCTCGGTCATCGCGGGCGTCGACCCGAAGGTGGGACTGTTCTCGTCCTTTGTGATGGCCGTCTCGATCGCCTTCCTCGGTGGCAGGCCGGCGATGATCACCGCCGCGACCGGCGCCGTCGCCCTCGTCATCGCGCCGGTCATGCGCGACCATGGCTTCGACTACTTCATCGCCACGGTCCTGCTCGCCGGCGCGCTGCAGATTGTGCTCGCGGCCCTCGGTGTTGCGAAGCTCATGCGGTTCATCCCGCGCAGCGTCATGGTCGGCTTCGTGAACGCGCTCGCCCTGCTCGTGTTCGGCGCCCAGCTGCCCGAGCTCATCGGCGTCCCCTGGGCCGTCTACCCGCTCGTCGCGGCCGGGATCCTCATCATGGTCTTCATGCCGAAGATCACGAAGGCGGTGCCGGCGCCGCTCGTGTCGGTGATCATCGTCACCGCCGCGGCGGTCGTGTTCGCGATCAACGTCCCGACTGTCGGCGACAAGGGCGATCTGCCCGACAGCCTTCCCGAGTTCTTCTTCCCGAATGTTCCCATGACGTGGGAGACGCTCAGCATCATCGGCCCGTTCGCGCTCGGCATGGCGCTCGTCGGGCTCATGGAATCGCTCCTCACCGCGAAGCTCGTCGACGACATCACCGACACCCCCTCCAACAAGACGCGCGAGACGTGGGCGCAGGGCGTCGCGAATCTGCTCGCCGGAATGTTCGGCGGGATGGGCGGTTGCGCGGTCGTCGGGCAGACAATGATCAACGTGAAGGTGTCCGGCGCCCGCACCCGCATCTCAACGTTTCTCGCGGGCGCGTTCCTGCTGATCCTGATCCTCGTGCTCGGCGACCTCGTCTCGCTCATCCCGATGGCGGCGCTCGTCGCCGTGATGATCATGGTGTCGGTCGCTGCGTTCGATTGGCACTCGATTGCCCCGAGCACGCTCCGCCGGCTCCCAAAGAGCGAGACCTTCGTGATGGTGGCGACCGTTGCCGTGGTGCTTGCGACGCACAACCTCGCGATCGGCGTGATCGCCGGGGTCGTCGTCGCGGCGGTGCTGTTCGTTCGTCGCGTCGCGCACGTCGTCGCCGTCGAGCGTGAACCCGGCGACGAGTCCGTCACGTACCGCGTGACGGGCGAGCTGTTCTTCGCGTCCAGCAATGACCTCACGACCATGTTCGACTACGCGGGCGACCCGCCGCGCATCATCATCGATATGAGCGCGGCCCACGTCTGGGACGCTTCCTCGGTCGCCGCGCTCGACGCAATCACGACGAAGTACGCGCGGCGCGGCGCGACGGTCGAGCTTGTCGGCATGAACGCGGCGACGCGCACGCTGCACGAGCGCCTGTCCGGCGGCCTCGGGGTCGAATAACGCCGGGCGCTGTCCGGCCGAATCTGGCGGCTCCCCCCACGGTTCGCGACGCGCTCGGACCTGCGGGGCTCCGCGGGTCAGCAGATCAGCCGATCAACGGGCGAGCTCCGCGGCCGCGCCTCGCGCGCCCGCGCGCCGGTTCGTCGGCATCGGACACGCGACCTGACCGCTCAGACGCCAAACGAGTGCGACGCCGGTCAGGATCAGCGCCGCGACCGCGAGCACCGGTTGGAGTGGCGCGAACCAGGTGATCGCGCCGGAGTAGCCGAGCGCGATGAGGGCGATCTTGTTGCACACCGGGCACCCGACCGCGAACCAGGTGAGTACGCCGCCGGCGAGGCCCATGCGCGTGCTTTTCCGCTCCGCCGGGGTCTCGTCGACCGCTCCCGTCCCCGCGGGCCGCATGTAGGTCGCGGTGAGCAGACCGACACCGATCGCGGTCAGGATCCACACCGGGTAGTTCCACCACACCGTCTCGATCTCCCGAGCGAACCACGGATTCGGGATCAGCACTGTCGCGACCCCAACCAGCACAGCGAACGCGGCGGCGACCGCGGCCGCGACGAGCAGCTGTCGCGGCCCCCAGGCGCGCAACGCCCGCAGCGCGAGCGCTCCCCGCTGACGCATCGCGCCGACGCTTCTGCCTCTGCCCACGGCACCGATCCTTCCCCACCCGCTAGCGCGGCGGACTCACCGAGCCGCGGGACGGCCCGCGCGCTCGACAGTGTTGCTGAGTAATGTACGCGGCCCGAGCTTGAATAGTCCTGTGCGCCAGTCGGCCCGCGCGGTTTAGCCATCGGAGAACACCGCTCCCCGGCGCGGGCGGTCGCCCCGTACGCTGGAAGAAACAGAGAGGGGACCGGCGAGATTCCTCGCCGCCAAGCACTATGAGTACAGTCGAAATCACCAAAGACAACCTCGAGCAGACCATCGGCACGGACGGGATCGTGCTGCTCGATTTCTGGGCTGCCTGGTGCGGGCCGTGCCGCTCGTTCGCCCCCGTCTTCGAGACCGCCTCCGAGGCGAACTCGGACATCGTGTTCGGCAAGATCGACACCGAAGCCGAGCAGGAGCTCGCGGGCATGTTCGGCATCACCTCGATTCCGACGATTATGGCGTTCCGCGACGGCATCAACGTGTTCGCGCAGGCCGGCGCGTTGCCCGCTCGGACGCTCGACCAGCTCATCGACGCCGTCCGCGGCCTCGACATGGACGACGTGCGGGCCCAGCTCGCGAAGCAGACCGAGGGTGAGCCCACCGTCGCCCCGGAGGCCGACGCGAACTAACCCTTCTGCCGCCGTCGCCGTCGGGCGAGCAGCCGCGTGCCGATGAGTCCGTGCCGCGGGCTGAACAGGTAGACGAACGCGAAGACGGTGCCCTGCGCGAGCACGACCATGCCGCCAGAGGCCGTGTCAAGGTAGTAGCTGCAGTACAGCCCGGCGATCGCGCAGGCGGCAGAGATCGCCGGCGCGATCACGAGCATCCGCGAGAACCGGTCGGTGAGCAGGTAGGCCGTGGCGCCCGGAATGATGAGCATCGCGACGACGAGCACCACGCCGACCGCCTGCAGCGCCACGACCGAGGTGAGCGCGAGGAGCCCGAGCAGCGCGGCCCCGAGCAGGCGCGGGTTCAGCCCGATCGCGTGCGCGTGGGTCGGGTCGAACGCGAACAGGGTGAAGTCGCGCCGCTTTGCGACAAGCACCACGAGCGTGACGGCGCCGAGCACGACGATCTGGAGCAGGTCACCCTCGGAAACGCCGAGCAGGTTGCCGAAGATGATGTGGTTGAGGTCGGTCTGCGAGGGCGTCACTGAGATGAGCACGAGGCCGAGGGCGAAGAGCGTGGTGAACACGATCCCGATCGCCGCGTCTTCCTTCACCCGGCTCGTGTCTCTGACCGCGCCGATGAGCGCGACCGCGAGGAAGCCGAACAGCACCGCCCCGAGCGCAAAGGGCGCGCCGACGATGTAGGCGAGCACGACGCCGGGGAGCACGGCGTGCGAGACGGCGTCGCCCATCAGCGACCACCCGATGAGCACCAGCCAGCACGACAGCACCGCGCACACCACCGCCGCGATGAGCGTCGTCGCGAGCGCGCGCACCATGAAGTCGTAGCTCAGGGGCTCGAGGACGATATCGATGAGGTTCACTGCTCGGTCCCCCTGTCGAGGACGTCGAGCCCGAACGCGAGCGCGAGGTTCTCTGGTCGCAGTACGGCGTCGGGGGGACCGTGCATGAGCACACGACGCATGAGCAGGATCGCCTCGTCCGCGAGGCTCGGCAGGGCATGCAGATCGTGCGTCGAGACGAGGATCGTTGCCCCCTCGCCGGCGAGCTCGCGCAGCAGTCGGGTGATTGTCGCCTCCGAGCGTTTGTCGACGCCGGCGAATGGCTCGTCGAGCAGCAGGGTTGTCGCCCCCTGCGCGATCCCGCGCGCGACGAACGTCCGCTTCTTCTGCCCGCCCGATAGCTGGCCGATCTGCCGATCGGCAAAGTCCGTGAGCTCGACGCGTTCGAGCGCGTGATCGACGGCGCGCTGGTCCGCGGCCTTCGGCCGGCGCGTCGGCCCCATCTTGCCGTAGCGGCCGGTCATGACGACGTCACGCACCGACAGCGGGAAGCCCCAATCCACGTCCTCGCTCTGCGGCACGTAACCGACCGCGCCCGTCTTGCGCATCCGAGCCGGGCTCTGCCCGTCGATCCGCACCGAGCCGCGATCGGGTCGGACCATGCCCATGATTGTCTTGAACAGGGTCGACTTGCCAG
Protein-coding regions in this window:
- a CDS encoding metal ABC transporter ATP-binding protein, whose amino-acid sequence is MSAPAIVVDDVTVHYGEVLALDGASLTLERGRVCGLVGMNGSGKSTLFKTIMGMVRPDRGSVRIDGQSPARMRKTGAVGYVPQSEDVDWGFPLSVRDVVMTGRYGKMGPTRRPKAADQRAVDHALERVELTDFADRQIGQLSGGQKKRTFVARGIAQGATTLLLDEPFAGVDKRSEATITRLLRELAGEGATILVSTHDLHALPSLADEAILLMRRVLMHGPPDAVLRPENLALAFGLDVLDRGTEQ